Proteins encoded in a region of the Coffea eugenioides isolate CCC68of chromosome 4, Ceug_1.0, whole genome shotgun sequence genome:
- the LOC113768192 gene encoding aspartyl protease APCB1 → MEENEESPRLKGIVIITLPPADNPSLGKTITAFTLTDESQFQPPSNHHQNQIEPPSQPSQSQEDSQSTHAQIPFSLKRFLFYIPIPLFGLVFMSLIALSYWVSFSQETLYELREIDDDQKSNTIIFPLFPKGGIGGSLQGEFEIKLGRFVGSNSKIGKIRLSDGLSQRKSLKSMIAESKIDSTAVLPLKGNIYPDGLYYTYVLVGTPPRPYFLDMDTGSDLTWIQCDAPCTSCAKGAHPFYKPAANTIIRSDDSYCAEVQINQRTNCATCHQCDYEIEYADHSSSIGVLARDKFHMRNSNGSIVSSNFVFGCAYDQQGLLLNSLIKTDGIIGLSRGKISLPSQLANQGNVRNVVAHCLAAEAGGGGYMFLGNDFVPYQQIAWVPMLNIPFITSYHTALTKITYGGKGLSSGGINDEVVLFDSGSSYTYFPKRAYNELVAELEGTFGESLIQDASDNTLPVCWHIKFPVSSVADIRHIVKPLGLHFRSKWWIKSTKLQIPPEGYLVINNKGNVCLGILDGSEVQHGSSLILGDISLRGQLFVYDNVNQKIGWIKSDCSRPKRFERPPFS, encoded by the exons ATGGAAGAGAACGAGGAGTCCCCACGACTGAAAGGGATTGTTATTATCACACTACCTCCTGCAGATAATCCATCTTTAGGCAAAACTATAACTGCTTTTACACTGACTGATGAATCACAATTTCAACCACCATCGAACCACCACCAAAACCAAATAGAGCCGCCATCACAGCCTTCACAATCACAAGAGGACAGCCAGAGCACTCATGCTCAGATACCTTTTTCATTGAAAAGATTTCTCTTTTATATTCCAATACCACTTTTTGGGCTTGTATTTATgtctttgattgctttatcttATTGGGTTTCTTTCTCTCAAGAGACCCTTTACGAATTACGTGAAATAGATGACGATCAGAAGTCAAACACTATTATATTCCCTTTGTTTCCTAAGGGGGGAATTGGTGGTAGTTTGCAGGGAGAATTTGAGATTAAGCTTGGGAGATTTGTTGGATCGAATTCCAAGATTGGTAAAATAAGATTGAGTGATGGTTTGAGTCAAAGAAAGTCTCTAAAATCTATGATTGCTGAGTCTAAGATTGATTCGACTGCTGTTTTGCCTCTCAAGGGCAACATTTATCCGGATGG GTTATACTACACATATGTACTTGTGGGGACTCCCCCAAGGCCCTATTTTCTAGATATGGATACAGGCAGTGACCTGACGTGGATTCAGTGTGATGCTCCATGTACCAGTTGTGCAAAG GGAGCACATCCATTTTACAAGCCCGCAGCAAACACAATCATCCGTTCAGATGACTCATATTGTGCTGAAGTTCAAATCAATCAAAGAACCAACTGTGCAACTTGTCATCAATGTGATTATGAAATAGAATATGCTGATCATAGCTCCTCTATAGGTGTTCTTGCCAGGGATAAGTTTCACATGAGGAATTCAAATGGATCCATTGTCAGCTCAAATTTTGTGTTTGG CTGTGCTTATGATCAGCAAGGCTTGCTTCTGAACTCACTCATAAAGACAGATGGAATCATAGGACTTAGCAGGGGGAAAATCAGCCTTCCTTCCCAGTTGGCTAACCAGGGTAATGTAAGAAATGTAGTAGCACATTGCCTTGCTGCTGAAGCTGGTGGTGGTGGATATATGTTCCTGGGCAATGACTTTGTGCCATACCAGCAGATAGCATGGGTGCCAATGCTTAATATCCCTTTTAT AACTTCTTATCACACAGCACTGACAAAAATTACCTATGGAGGCAAAGGGCTTAGCTCAGGTGGTATCAATGATGAAGTTGTACTTTTTGACAGTGGTAGTTCGTATACATACTTCCCAAAACGAGCATACAATGAATTAGTTGCCGAA CTTGAAGGTACTTTTGGTGAAAGCCTCATCCAGGATGCATCAGATAATACATTACCCGTTTGTTGGCACATTAAGTTCCCAGTAAG CTCTGTGGCAGATATAAGACATATTGTCAAACCTCTAGGCCTTCATTTTCGAAGCAAGTGGTGGATTAAATCCACAAAACTTCAGATTCCTCCAGAAGGTTACTTGGTCATAAAT AACAAAGGTAACGTATGCTTGGGTATTCTTGATGGAAGTGAGGTACAGCATGGATCTTCTCTAATACTTGGAG ATATCTCCTTACGCGGTCAATTGTTTGTATATGACAATGTGAATCAGAAAATTGGGTGGATAAAGTCAGATTGTTCCAGGCCAAAAAGATTTGAAAGACCACCATTTTCTTGA